One Syntrophorhabdaceae bacterium DNA window includes the following coding sequences:
- a CDS encoding flavodoxin family protein: MNIIGINGSPRKNWNTATLVQKALDGAASRGAETGLFHLYDLSYRGCISCFACKTIGGPSYGKCAMRDGLTPLLEKVGQADGLVLGSPIYYGTVTGEMRSFMERLFFPYSTYTDPPGTLFPRKIGTCFIYTLGATEELAKERGFHHHIDLNEMILRTIFGASESLMSYDTYQFEDYSKIYAPRFNPGLKAKRRKEVFPLDCEKAYEMGKRVAG; the protein is encoded by the coding sequence ATGAATATTATCGGTATTAACGGGAGCCCCCGCAAGAATTGGAATACGGCGACCCTCGTGCAGAAGGCCCTGGACGGGGCGGCATCGCGTGGGGCAGAGACCGGGCTTTTCCATCTCTATGATCTAAGTTACAGGGGGTGCATAAGCTGTTTCGCCTGCAAGACCATCGGCGGGCCGAGCTATGGCAAATGCGCCATGAGGGACGGCCTTACCCCGCTTCTGGAAAAGGTAGGGCAGGCGGATGGCCTGGTTCTCGGCTCTCCCATCTATTACGGCACGGTAACCGGCGAGATGCGTTCCTTTATGGAGCGCCTCTTCTTTCCCTACAGCACCTATACCGATCCTCCCGGAACCCTTTTTCCGCGAAAGATCGGGACCTGTTTCATCTACACCCTGGGCGCCACCGAAGAGCTGGCGAAGGAGCGCGGCTTTCACCACCACATCGACCTCAATGAAATGATCCTGAGAACTATTTTCGGTGCGTCGGAATCGCTCATGAGCTACGATACGTATCAATTCGAAGACTATTCAAAGATATATGCTCCCCGGTTCAATCCCGGCCTGAAAGCAAAAAGGCGAAAAGAAGTCTTCCCCCTCGACTGTGAGAAGGCGTACGAGATGGGAAAGCGTGTGGCCGGATAA
- a CDS encoding pyridoxamine 5'-phosphate oxidase family protein: MTFEDCVRHMEKTPVGFLATVEGEKPHVRPMTVWRADQRGIYFYTSRVKPLVSQLSTNPHVEIAFHEPGVAPDVGTVLRIAGRMEVVEDMKIRQRLYETFTWLKEIGTGTPDSPTIAVFRISSGSFNFWRWEHNLNPGPWVPFP, translated from the coding sequence ATGACCTTTGAAGACTGCGTCCGGCACATGGAGAAGACCCCGGTCGGCTTCCTTGCCACGGTGGAAGGCGAAAAGCCCCACGTGCGCCCCATGACCGTGTGGCGTGCGGACCAAAGGGGGATCTACTTCTACACTTCGAGAGTGAAGCCCCTCGTTTCACAGCTGTCGACAAACCCTCACGTGGAAATAGCGTTCCATGAACCGGGCGTTGCCCCTGATGTGGGCACGGTCCTTCGCATTGCCGGCCGGATGGAGGTCGTGGAAGATATGAAGATACGCCAAAGGCTCTACGAAACCTTCACCTGGCTGAAAGAGATAGGCACGGGAACCCCTGACTCACCGACAATCGCGGTCTTCAGGATATCCTCCGGATCGTTCAATTTCTGGAGGTGGGAACACAACCTTAATCCCGGGCCGTGGGTTCCCTTTCCATAG